In Erigeron canadensis isolate Cc75 chromosome 8, C_canadensis_v1, whole genome shotgun sequence, the DNA window ATGTTTCCAAAGTACAATTTTGTTTCAATTAATTAGtgtcaatattttttttaatagaacaCAAGGCTGTGATGTTTTATGTGGTTAAAATAGGGCTATTCgtctttatttatttctatatttatttattatttgtagaAATATTTCCAACTAATATTAATActtaaatcaattatttaaaAGAGACTATCAGGGtatttaaaaagatttagtaatttacttatttttgtttcatttagaccaTCTTCATCCGTAACCCAACCTAACGGTACTATTCATTATAATACTAATTTCTCTTtctcaacccaacccaaccaaaTCCTCTTTTTTACATTCCCATTAACAACCCAACCAAACTATTattttaacataattaatattatttaatatatatctaaaaattatgtattttaGATTAAATCTACTAACACTATATCTACGTGCCTCAttcaaagtaaaaataaaaaattgtaatttacatattacatactttaaaagataatgatacattatataaagaaatatgtattttatatttttataaaaatttatatattgcaCATATATCTTTGGAACAACttcaattatataaaaatgaatttataaatttaaaaagaaaaaagataatagATGCAATTGTGTGTACGTAAACCTGTGCCGACTTTCAGTTGGTGAAGATACCAAAGTTGGCTCAAGTTGGTTGGCTTCACTTTGTTTAATATTTATTCTTTCACCTTTATGGCCAACCAACCAAGAATTGAGTTATCGATGGGGATGGTCTTAAAACAACTAGATTATATATCGCATGATACACAGatacataaataataatgttCCAATGTTTCATGATAtcgtatattgataaattataaattaaaggtgttacaaaacattaaattatattttgttacatataataaaatgagtttaagtatatataaaaaaaatttgcacaatataaataaaaaagagagaCTTTAGTGATcaaatttttacatatttaatcTTCATATGTAAACATAGGAAAACTAATTGGTTGCAGATGATATTTTTGGACAAGTTAGGTTACGGGTCCTACATTAAATGGACGATCATAATATCAATGTTGGTAAAAATAAGACTATAAATCTTCGGATTGACAGTCATGGCATATTCAATTTCTAAATTCCCAACCCTCAATTTCTGAGCCCTAGATTGTTCACAAAACTATTTTTCGTTTATGTTTTTcgataatttttatttttttcggtAGTGTTTTCGTTTTTTGGCCGCGACaacttttatttgatttaaatgAATTTCCAACCgaataaaattttgaaagtcaTGTTGAAAATTCAGACTTCACAAAAGAAGTTTATTGATAATATTACAATGTGGGTTTAATAATCATTTCGATGGAAGCAATCTAAAAAGAATTTGGACGcatattatatatctttctaataataataaaacatgcGTTCTGTGGAAtactatatatttatctatcatCGATCAATATATAGTACtccacaaaacaaattaatgaaGCATTAGGGTAAATATGTTGATATATTGGAAGTATGAATTGTAATGGtgcaatattttttttagaatgaaGTGTTAATTGGTTAGTGTGTTCGAATCTTAGCAGTGACATCCAAGCGGATAGTATGCTAGCGGTTAGAACCTGAAGACCAAAAGTGTGATAACACGGCTTGCACTCGTCTGAAAAGGTAAATGCCTGAAACCTTGTGGAATTGAGATTCGATCTCTGATCTCCAAGCCAACATCCCTTCCCCATAACTTTGAAAGAGGATCCCAGGTGGCCACTTGATATAAGACCAAATAATTTGTAATGGTGCAATTTATTTTCCAATATAATTAATTTCCAACTAAGTCTCAATTAGTCACTTGagagttttaatatatattgtaagattGGCTCAAATTCGGAAGGGTAAAATAAAAACTAGGTGAGAAAAAAAAGGCAAAGAGTATTTAAGTTAATTTCAATCATGTACGCATGGGACGCACATTAGCATTTTATAGTTTGAGTTTTGTATGTATGAGATTTTGGAAATTCAAGTTCATTAAGATCAAACTTTAAGACTCGAAATTACACATCAAGCCAAGAGCTTAATCAACGGGTCAAGGTTTTGGTTTATTTAATTGCTTCACTGAAAAAGATTGAATGTGTAGGAACCCTGTTAATCAAAACAATGTAGATTCAATACTGAAACTATGATATAATGGTGAAATTTAATACACCACAAATGTATATGAAGTTATCATTATGAGAGATAACCTCATCTAGTTATTGTTTGAGAATATGAAAGAGACATTATATTTTATGAAGGATTAATAATTGGTGCAATACATCAACCATTTGGTATTCTTGAGCAAACCATCTCGCCAcacatcgccaccaccaccaatgtTGTCGTCGCTACACCTTTGTCGCTACCATCATCACTGCCGCTTCGCTAAAGCTCCTTACCATTTGGCTCCAACAGAaatgcaagaaatgatgaagcaacCCCAAGAATTACTTGATAAAGGTTTCATTCGACCTAGTAATtctccttggggtgcaccggtactttttgttaagaagaaggatggaagcATGCGtatgtgcattgattatcgtgagCTCAACAAGGTGACCATCAAGAACAAATACCCTTTGCCTAGAATTGACGATTtatttgatcaacttcaaggagcttcatatttttctaaaatagatCTTCGATCGGGTTATCATCAACTTAAGGTACGTGATGAAGATATTCCGAAAACCGCTTTCCGTACTCGCTATGGTCATTTTGAATTTGTTGTTATGCCTTTTGGCCTTACAAATGCTCCCACGgctttcatggatctcatgaaccgtgttTGTCATCATATGCTTGATAAGTCCGTGATcgttttcattgatgatattcttATTTATTCCAAAAGTTCATCCGATCATGAAGTTCATTTACGAGAGGTGTTGGAGACATTACGCAAGGAAAAACTCTATGCTAAATtctcaaaatgtgaattttgtttAAGAGAAGTACAATTTGTTGGCCATGTTGTTAATAGTGAAGGAATTATGATAGATCCGGCCAAGATTAGCGCGGTGATGAAGTGGGAGCAACCTAAGAATCCATCGGAGATTAGAAGTTTCCTTGGTCTAGCAGGCTATTACCGTCGTTTTATTCAAGATTTCTCTAAAATAGCTTCCCCTTTGACCAAATTGACTCAAAAGATATCAAATTTGAATGGAAAGGCGAGCAAGAATTGGCCTTTCAAAAACTCTGCGAGAAACTAAGTCAAGCACCCATTCTTGTTTTACCCGACGGTTTTGAAGACATGATGGTATATTGTGATGCATCATCTAATGGCCttggttgtgttcttatgcaacgAGGTAAAATCATTGCCTATGCTTCAAGACAgttgaaagaacatgaaaaacGATATCCtactcatgatttggagttagcGGCGGTTGTATTTGCTTCAAAAAGTTGGCGCCATTACCTTTATGGAGTCAAGTTTACCATTTATTCCGATCATAAAAGCCTCGAGTATTTCTTCGAACAAAGAGATCTTAACAATCGTCAACGAAGATGGTtagatcttttgaaagattatgattgtgagatcTTGTATCATCCTGGGAAGGCTAATGTTGTAGCGGATGCCTTGAGCCGAAAGAGTTCTCATCACTCTTTAATTGTTTCGCCGATGTGGGTCTTGATCACTAATGATTATTTGATCGAATTAAAGAAGCTCAAGAAAAGGCTTTACTACGAGATcctaagaaagaaagaatccaAGGTCAAATCCAATATTTCACTAAGGATTCTCGTGGCCTTACTTTACGTTTTGGGAAGATTTAGATTCCATTCTCTTGTGAGTTGAAACAAGTTCTACTTGATGAGGCTCACAAATCCAAGTACTTCATTCACCCTGGTGCTACTAAAATGTATCATGATCTAAAGGTAGAATATTGGTGGCCCGGAATGAAAAGAGATGTTGTGAAGTATGTAGAGAAGTGCTTGACTTGTGCTCAAGTGAAGGTCGAGCACCAAAAACCTTGTGGTATGATGCAACCATTGGAAATCCCCAAGTGGAAATAGGAGCATATCACTATGGACTTCATTACTAGATTGCCCAAAACGCCTAGAAATCAATTCGATACAATTTGGGTAATAGTCGATAGATTGACGAAAAGTGCCTTATTCCTCCCCATTTGAGAAGCATCATCATCCAAGGTGTTGGCAAAGATCTATGTAAAGGAAGTTGTAGCAAGACATGGAGTTCCAATCTCCATTGTTTCGAATAGAGATACTCGGTTCACTTCTCATTTTTGGCGAAGATTTCATGATGAAATGGGTACCAAGCTTAACTTTAGCACCGCTTATCACCCCCAAACGGATGGTCTAAGTGAAAGAACCATTCAAACACTTGAAGACATGCTACGGGCATGTATAATTGATTTTGGGGGCACTTGGGATATTCACTTGACATTGGTAGAATTTTCCTATAATAATAGCTATCATTCAAGTATTCAAATGCCTCCATATGGGATGTTGTATGGTAGGAAATGTAGGTCTCccatttgttggggagaagtggGACAAAGAGAGATTGGTGGCTGAATTTTAGaggaagaaaaaggaagagATTGTGATTTGAAAACCTTAATATATTGTCTTCAACtattgaggtattgatttccattaacctattttttatttgttattgagaattagggttcatgaggATTTtcaatttggggatttttgctAGAAAGTaggttttatataaattacCCCAAAATTCTTGTATAACCTAGTTTGTTATTGAGTTGTATGATAAATTTGATTAAGAAGTATGTGTGTTAATTTGTTAATAGTGATTTGTGAGAAATGTTGATTTTCACTAGTTgattaaatgatgatgaaaatggtggATTGAACTATCTAGTGAATTATTGATAAAGAAtgcaactcaatgacaaataagATAGGTCTGGatttagaaaggctagtgaatCATAAGAATGACTCAATGACAACTCATATGATGATGGATTTCATGTATGGAaatcgatttggcgttaagccCAATTCggggcattgtgattatgaggcgTAAGAACTtctgaggcctaagaacctcttgataTGTGATTAACGGGGACTAAGAACCCCTTGTGTaggaggcctaagaacctccgggaccTAAGAACCCCATTATGTGATGTTGATTGTGTTGTTTGCTTATATGGCTCCATGTATAGCGTTAAAGTGCAAAGGTGAACATGTAGCTATGGCACAACAGTGACATAGTctacatgtaatagtcctttGTGCGTTGCCCTGCTCCGTGCAGATAAATGTATGCAaatatattcactaagcatttggttatgttttagttgtttcacTTTTTCTTATAGGCGGTTCCGTAATAAGGAACTAAGTTCTTCTTGATTGAAAGTTGACTAGAAGAAGGTTGCTTTTGAAGGTCCTAAAGGTATTGTCATTCTTAGAAGAATGGTGCTTTTGGTAGATACTTAGATGTCCCTCCCCATCATGGCTCTTGACACTTGGATGTTTTGGTAATCATGTTCTTGGTACATTTCAGTAAATTTGGTCATATGTGAGTCTTTTGGGTTGCAAAAGCTTGTATGGTTGTTTTGATCAAATGCTAACTTGGGCGAATGAACCATTTGATGGCAATTGTAAATGTGAATTGTGTTTGGATGTCAAACTATGTTTGTAATGATGTTTTATATAAGATGAACTCCAAACTATGGTCTAATGAGGTTTGGATTTGAGTTGGATGAGTTGCAAGTTGATTTAAGTGTCAAAATGTGGTTTTAGTACTGTCAGGTTTATTTATGCACCGCATAGAAAATTTATGCACCGCATATTTCTGAAAGTGAAAATTTCTGATCAAAATTTGTTTGATTTATGAACCGCACATAATTTCTATGCACCGCACacaaaaaaatcttaattttaCTTAATCAAGTTGTGTCGTTTCAagttttttcttggttttttgcacaattttttttctttttcattgtcTTCTATTTGTTCGTCTTATACTCCGCAttagtttttgtattttgttgtgGCGTTGTTCTATTGGACCATCTTTAtcccgcatcactatttagattttggcATATCAGATCCCGATtagctttttttctttttgttttttgcacagttttttccctttttcattctctttaattTGTTCGTCTTATGCCCCgcattacttttttattttgctaTGACGTAGTAGTGTTCTATTGGACCATCTTAACCCCACATCACTATTCGGATTTTGCCATGTAGGATCCTATTTGGGTTTgttttcgggtttttttttggtttttcacaaTTCTTTTGCTTTTTCATCTCTTCTATTTGTTCATCTTATACCCCATATTACTATTTGTATTTTGCCATAACAGATTCCGTTAGGGTTTTCTTCtccgttttttgttttttcatactCTTTTCCTTCGGTTTTCTCAACTAAGATATTGGAAATTTGTACTCAACATTAAGTATTTCTgtcgtttttgttttttgtttttttcttcacaaACTAAATGTTTGTATTCGATATTGCAAATTTTTTTACATTGTTTTGTTGGTTTTATCGCACAaacatttttggttttattcGCATTATTTCTTGGATTTTCaccctttttcctttttgaatttttaaatagGTTCAACACAAGTAGTCTATCATAACGAAAATGTATCAACACGACAACGGATACCCCGCAGCATTAATCTCACTAGTATACATTAATCTCACTACAACGGATGCCCCGCATCATTAACGCAAGTAGACTCTCATTATTTCTTGGACTTTTTTCaccctttttcctttttcctcTTGGATTTATAACCCTATAATTCTATAAGAAATAACGTAATAGATTTATGACTTGTTTAAGTTTTCAGGTACTAGGatgatacccgcgcaatgtggtGGTGGTCATAGCGGCGACGATGTTGTAGTGGggcgattgttggtggtggagccgacgtcaagtggtgtagataattgatttaaaagggctaacataaatatttcaaaagataaaagattgatagtgtaatttaatcattaatattgaGGGGATaatatatgtgaaaatattttaaggtaggCTAGgtcaaaatattacataatttatcaacactttaaaaaaaaactttgtgtttttttatcaGATAGTATAAATTAGCTGCCATTGGGGTGTTAGCCCAATGGTCAGGGGTTTTTCACAATGTGGTTTTCTCTTTggggtctcaggttcgaattctgtcacatgcaaatgtggtgaagGGCCTTAGCAATGCTATACCCATCTAACACATGGGAAGCAAACCCTTTAGGACAATGCCAGAAATCGAACTGGTGTGGGCGCATTCGCGTGGGAGTGTTAGCCATTTATTCGTTGTcgccttttaaaaaaaaagtataaatcaGCTAGGAATAATGTAACTCCTCGTGCCTCGAAATCACCTCATTCCTTTTCTtggtatgtatattttttttgaacagcggtggtgattggactcagcggcatgcctcttgATCGTCCGGTaaagatcgaccacgtcaccagcacaaaCAATCTGAGAGCATGACTGACGGTGGAAGTCTCACTGCCGTTTTGGAGAAAACCAACTAATTTTAGAGAAAACTCTCATGCCTcacctcattggcaaggacTTCTCAATATGCCTTTCAAAAGTTTCGAACCCGCAACCAACATTTTGCTAAAAGACGTAAAGGgacattaaatgtccagttgggctAAATCCAAAGTACTTGGTATGTATATTTGTCATAACCGAATACATGTAAGCAATTTCTTCATATCATGTCACAATTTGATATCATGTCACAACTCACATGATTAAAATACTAAGTTATAAAGCGACTGTGATAGACGGTATACAATAAGTTTTAAATGGACACGTACAAATTGATTAATAAATTTGATGCACATGTTTTACTATACGGGAAACAAACTCATCGCTTAATTAAGATGTGAATATGaattttgtttagatatttaaagCATgctatccgcgcgttgcggcggataTCATTGAGAGAGTTTTGATTGTtgtcttaaaattttttaatatcgTTGATTACGACCTCCTCTTGATCTTGAAATCTTTTGATCTCGTTAATTATGACTTTTGCTTGATCGGGATCCATATTAATAGACGTTGTAGCGCCATAATTCCCGCTCCATATGAATatgttgtgtgtgttttagggtATAGAGAAGACagatattaatgtttaatgtgTTGGTTTTTTATGAAGGGTATTTGTATTTATTGAAAGATATTTATTTGGAGAGGAAAGACTAAAGGATGAGGAAGGACAAAAACGTAAAATCACATGTCCAAAATCTTGTAAACTTTCGACATGggtggataatttttaataaagagtttagatatagataattaGTACAACTTATTAATTAATCCACAAACAcccaaatttataataaaagtttCTCATTCTTGCTATCAAATTCATACGGGAGTTTATATCATGTTCTTCTGATCACACCATACATAAAAGGAAAGCAAAGAACAACAGATCGAAAACGCACTAATCATAATAATTGACAAGTTGCTAAGCTAACTTGCTGGCTCGATCAACCAACTCATTAATAAAAAGATCGTGTTTAAACCGTTCTTGAACACAAGAGATGTAAGACGCTGCTTTAGCGTCAACAGTTTCATCCACCACAACACCATATGGATTGTCAAACACGCCATATGTGCCCATTGTTTGTGGGATAACATAAGAGACCCTGTGCTTAGGTTGAAGGTTCACTTTTTCTTGGTTCATTATCATCAACGATGATGGTGGAGGAGTAGTCTTTTGATTGGCGGTAGCCGGTTTTTTATGAGGAACcgttttggtggtggtggtggaaggCTTAGAGGCTCTAATGAAAGACATTACCAACTTTCCTTTCATGAACCCTTTGTGCAATTTTGTATTTGAGTCCATTTTTTCAAAGTTGGTAGCTAAGGTCGTGTGTGTGGGTATGTAAAATTGAAGAGTTATGGGTTGGGTTATATAGAGGCCGGGTTGTTAATTAATGGTCCATTCATATATAATAAGATAGGCATGAACCCAAATCGTGGGACCTCTTTCTAAAGAGCCGAATCATTCTTGATGGTCTTGTCGTTCTCATGCATATTTGTAGAAGCACTAAGGTcgatctttatttattatttcaaGAACAGGTGAAGTGATTAAAACTTCTAATATGGTGTATGGCCTAAATAATTTAGATTTCCTTCTCCATCATCAATGTattgaattttctttttcttttctttttttttttttttttttttttgggggggggggggggggggggggttctaGTATTATTATGAATTGAAATTCTCTAAAGTTCAAATAAACTTTCTaggtaaagttaaaaaattttgACTATTAGATTAAAATAAATGGTTAAGATTACAAAAGTTGTTTTGAATCTTAACTCTTGATCTTAATCCAAATGTCAAGATTATTCCCTTAGCTTTACTTATATAGTTATCataactttagaggattttTATCCAATCAAGAATGTTGCATCCCAATTTGTAGACATGTGTATATTTACGGGTAAGAGTTGACCcgtttgatgatatgtgaaagaGTCTATCCGCTTTGTATATTTATGTCGACAGTTTAAGAGCATTTTAGATAGATCAACATTGTAAGGTGAGTAGGCAAAGGGAGGGGGATGATTATATAAAGAAGTATGAATATATTTATTTCGCGTGCTTACAGCATGATCGAGTCcgtgaatttaattgtttaatatGCTTGTATCCATTTGTGAaatattcattattttaaacatttttacctaATTCATACTTTCATATTTTTACTATATAATGATTATATATCCTTTGTTAAAAAGCTAGAAAAAGAAAGATATGAAATGATCATCTTACCTTTAATGAGTTAATTTACATTATTAgtctcttatcttctaaaatatctccactacTCCTTTACATCAATCACCACCACTACTCACCGCCGCCGCCATCACCACTGGTCGCCACCACCATGTCATCATTCATCATCGTGGCATTGCACAAGAttctttctatcttttaaaatattttcaccactATTTACATCAATTTACACCACTCAATACCGTCACCACCACTATTAGTCGTCGCCATCACCACCTGTggccgacaccactagaccacTACCGTTGTGGCAACCATGTCGCATTACGCATGTATTGTGCTAGTATACCTATAATAAGCTTAATGGataaatttacaatatagatcATCCGATCTTTAATTAAATAACCATACCAacttcttttacatcaattaacttTACATTCACTACCACAACGCCGCAACCGGTGCCCATCGCCGCCACCACTGCCGTCGTCGCCGACTCGCCGCTACCATGATTGTTGCCGCATCACGTGGACATACATCGTTATGTAACCACACATGTGTGGATGCTGCAATTAAGGGAGGTTAACACCTTTcagaaaataaatagaacaagaGTTAATATAAAAGGTTTTTTTCTtacaaaaagtttttatataaa includes these proteins:
- the LOC122580013 gene encoding uncharacterized protein LOC122580013 yields the protein MDSNTKLHKGFMKGKLVMSFIRASKPSTTTTKTVPHKKPATANQKTTPPPSSLMIMNQEKVNLQPKHRVSYVIPQTMGTYGVFDNPYGVVVDETVDAKAASYISCVQERFKHDLFINELVDRASKLA